Genomic segment of Streptomyces alboniger:
TCCGCCACCGGGAGCGGCCCGTCTTCAACGACATGGACCGCGTCACCGGCGCCGAACTGGCCGCCCGCGCGGGCCTCGTGCTCGACAACGCCCGCATGTACACCTACCAGGAGAGCGTCGCCGACACCCTCCAGGACAGCATGCTGCCGCACATCCAGCCCCGCATGTCCGGCTGCGACATCGCGACACGCTATCTGCCGGGCACGCTGCTCGGGCGGGTCGGCGGTGACTGGTTCGACTCCGTCAAGCTGCCCGGCTCCCGCACCGCGCTGGTCGTCGGCGACGTGATGGGCCACGGCCTCAACTCCGCGGCGATGATGGGCCAGATGCGTACGGCGGTGCAGACCATGGCCGCCCTCGACCTGCCGCCCGAACAGCTTCTGCGCAACCTCGACGACCTCGCGCAGCGCCTCGGCGAGCACTATCTGGCGACGTGTCTGTACGCGGTCTACGACCCGATCGCGGGCGAGCTGCACCTCGCCAACGCGGGCCACATCCCGCCCGTCCTGGTCCGCGCCGAGGACGGGCGCAGCGAGCTGCTCGACCTGCCCACCGGAGCGCCCATCGGCGTCGGCGGCGTGCCCTTCGAGTCGGTCCGGGTCCGCGTGGCGCCCGGCGACCGGCTGCTGATGTGCACCGACGGCCTCGTCGAGGTCCGCGGCGAGGACATCGGAGTCGGCCTCGCCACGCTCACCGAGTCCGCCGCGCACCCCGCCGCCTCCATGGACGAGGCCTGCGACACGATCATCCGGGCCCTCGCCGCGACGTTCGCCGACGCGGGCAGCGGCGGCCGCAAGGACGACGTGGCGCTCCTGATGGCCCGGCTGAACGGCATCGCGGCCGAGAACGTGGCGCACTGGCGGCTCGCCGTCGACCCGAGCGAGGTGGGCAGGGCCCGCGAACTGGTCCGCGAGCAGCTGCGGGCCTGGTCCCTCGACGCGCTCGGCGACACCGCCGAGCTGCTCGTCAGCGAGCTGGTCACCAATGTCGTACGCCACTCCCGCAGCACCCGTGTCGACCTGCGCCTGGTCCACGCCGGGGCGCTGCTGTGCGAGGTGGAGGACGACGACCACGCGCTGCCCACGCTGCTCAGTGCGGGCCCCGGCGACGAGTTCGGGCGCGGCCTGCGGGTCGTCAGCACGCTCGCCAAGGAGTGGGGCACGAGCCGTACGAACTCGGGGAAGACGGTCTGGTTCGAACTGGCCCTGCCCAGAAGGTAGTTCTTTGGGGCGGGGCGCGGTAGACCGATCTTGTCGTCGGCTTCGGCGGCCTTCGTCGCATCCTGGGGAGCTGGGCATGAGCGTCACGAGTCGGTACAGGGAGGCCTGGGAGTCCTTCTGGCGGGAGGCGCCCAAGGGGCAGGGGGAGGTGTTCTGGGACGCCGAGCCCGCCCTCACCGTCGGACCTCATCTCGCTCTGTTCGAGCCGCACTTGGCCGCGTCCGACCTGCCCGTCGTGGACCTGGGCTGCGGCAACGGCACCCAGACCCGCTTCCTCGCCGACCGCTTCCCGCACGTCCTCGGTCTCGATCTGTCCGCCGCGGCCCTGGTGCACGCCCGGCTCGCGGACCCCGCCGACCAGGCGGAGTTCCGGCAGTTCGACGCCGCGGAGAAGAGCGAGGCGGAGCAACTGCACGCGGAGCTGGGCGATGTGAACGTCTATATGCGCGGCGTGCTCCACCAGTGCGAGCCCGACGACCGCCAGGCCCTGGCCGACAGCGTCGCGACGCTGATCGGGGAGCGCGGCAGGGCCTTCCTCGTCGAACTGGGTGAGGCCGCCAAGCCCGTCCTGATGGGCCTCGCGCGGGGCCCCGCGGGCCCGCCGCCGAAGCTCGCCCCGGTCTTCGCACACGGCATCGCGCCCGCGGAGGTGGACGACGAGGCCGTGCCCCGGTATCTCGCCTCGGCGGGACTCGCCATCCTGGCGCGCGGTGAACTCCCGCTCCTCACGACGGAGTTCACCCCGGAAGGCGCTCGCATAGAACTGCCGTCGACATGGCTGGTGGCCGGCGCGCGTTAGCGTAGGAGCGGGCGAGATCGGCCGGGCCGTCGTGACGGCCTGTGCGACGGCACCGACGGGTCGCCGACGGCGCCGACGAGTCGGCGGAGGTGTTCCTCTCGCCGGGGTCCGAAAGAGTGGGGGCAGGCGTCAGTCAGCCGCCTCCCCTTGCCACTCTCAACATATAGCGCACCGGGGGGCTTGCCGCAAGGCCCCGGTCGTGGGGCAAGATTCGCGGACCGAAGCCAGGACCTGCGGAAATGGGAGTCCCACTCAGTGCACTCGCTTGTGTCGGTTGATGGGGAGCGCGGCGCGCCCACGGACCTCGCGGAAACGAACGTAGATCGGAGCGATGCCATGCATTCCACGAACTCCCTGACCATCAGCGCGTTCGACCTCCCCGAGGCTCTTTCCGCGAAGGCCGACCCGGCGCTGATCGCCGGTGACGAGCGGCATTTCGCGGCCATCGCGGAGTGTCTGGAGCAGTCGATCGCCGAACTGTCCGACCGCCTCGAGGCCGAGCGTAAGGCGCCCGGCGGCGTCGGCCGCGAGGCGATGGACCGGGACGCGGAGATCCACCGGCTGACCGCGCGGCTGCGCACGCTGCGCCGCTTCGGCCTCGACCTGTGCCTGGGGCGCATCGTCCCCGCGGGCAGTGCCGAGCCCGTGTACATCGGCCGCCTCGGCCTCACCGACAGCACCGGTCGCCGGCTGCTGATCGACTGGCGTTCTCCCGCGGCCGAGCCGTTCTTCGCGGCGACCCACGCCAGCCCCCTGGGATTGGCGAGCCGCCGCAGATACCGCTGGACCCGTGGCCGGATCAACGACTACTGGGACGAGGTGTTCACCGCCGACGGCCTCGAAGGGCATGCGGCGCTCGACGACCAGTCCGCGTTCGTCGCCAGCCTGGGCGGCACCCGGTCGGACCGGATGCGCGATGTGCTCGCCACCATCCAGGCCGACCAGGACGCCATCATCCGGGCCGGCTCCCGCGGCGCCCTCGTCGTCGACGGCGGCCCGGGCACGGGCAAGACCGTCGTCGCCCTGCACCGCGCCGCCCACCTCCTCTACTCCGACCCCCGCCTTGGCCACCGCCGCGGCGGCGTGCTCTTCGTCGGCCCGAGCCGCCCCTACCTCGCCTATGTCGCCGACGTCCTGCCCAGCCTCGGTGAGGAGGGCGTACAGACCTGCGTCCTGCGCGATCTCGTCGCCGAGGGGGCGGAGGCGGCGACCGAGGCGGATCCCGAGGTGGCCCGGCTGAAGGCGGCCGCCGAGATGGTGCGCGCGATCGAGCCCGCCGTCGGCATCTACGAGGAGCCGCCGACCAAGGGAATGACGGTCTCCAGCCACTGGTCCGACATCTGGCTGAGCGCCGACGACTGGGCGGCGGCGTTCGACGCGGTGGAGCCCGGCACCCCGCACAACGAGGCGCGCGACCAGATCCGCGAGGAGCTGCTCACGATCCTGATGGAGAAGGACGACAGCGACGCCCCGCCGCACCTGCTGCGCAAGTCCCTGCTCCAGGACCGGGATTTCATCGGCACCCTCAACCGCGCCTGGCCCATGCTCGAGGCGAGCGACCTCGTCGGGGACCTGTGGACGGTTCCCGCCTATCTGCGCAAGTGCGCGCCCTGGCTGAGCCCGGACGACGTACGCAGGTTGCAGCGCGCGGACGCCCAGGCGTGGACGGTGTCCGACCTGCCGCTCCTGGACGCGGCACGGCAGCGGCTCGGCGACCCCGAGGCCTCCGTGCGCAAGCGGCGGCACGAGGCCTCCGTCGCCGCCGAGCGGGCACGCAGGGCCGACGTCATGGACAGCCTGCTACAGAACGTGGAGATCGACGAGAGCGAAGGCGCTCTGGGGATGCTGCACGGACGCGATCTCCAGGACACATTGATCGACGAGAGCGCGCTGCCCACCGCCGAACCCGACCTGCTCGCGGGCCCGTTCGCGCACATCATCGTGGACGAGGCACAGGAACTGACCGACGCCGAGTGGCAGATGCTGCTGCTGCGCTGCCCGTCCCGCAGCTTCACCATCGTCGGCGACCGCGCCCAGGCCCGGCACGGGTTCACGGAGCCCTGGCGGGAGCGTCTTGAGCGGATCGGGCTCGACCAGATCGACATGACGTCCCTGAGCGTCAACTACCGCACGCCCGAAGAGGTCATGGCGGAGGCCGAGCCGGTCATCCGGGCGGCGCTTCCGGACGCCAACGTGCCGACCTCCGTCCGCAGCAGCGGTGTACCCGTCGTGCACGGGTCCGCCGCGGACCTGGAGACCGTCCTCGACGGCTGGCTCGCCGAGCGTCCCGACGGGATCGCCTGCGTCATCGGCGACCCCGCGTTCCGGGCGAGGCCCCGCGTCCGGTCGCTGACCCCGGCGCTGTCGAAGGGGCTCGAATTCGACCTGGTCGTCCTCGTCGACCCGGAGGCGTTCGGCGCGGGCGTAGAAGGGGCGGTCGACCGTTACGTCGCGATGACCCGGGCGACCCAGCGGCTCGTGATCCTCACCAGCTCCTGACGCGCGGCCGTCCGTCGCCACGTACACCCGGCCGCGTACGCCCGCGGGGCCGTCGCGAACATGGCGCGCAGCCGCATCCGCAGTGCCGTGCGCGAACGCCGTCGCGTCACCCTGTTCTGGTCGGGCCGCGGCGAGGACGTGGCGGATCCGGACGTACCGGCCATGGTCGACGTGCGGGACGCGCTGCGCGCGCTGCCCTTCCGCAAGCGGGTCCGCGTGGTCCTGCGGCACGCCTTCTGCCTCTCCGAGAAGGACACCGCGCAGGCCCTCGGCGTCTTGGTCGGTACGGTGAAGAGCCAGACGTCGAAGGGGATGGCCGAACTGCAACGACGCAGTTGCACGCTCCAGAACGTGTGGTGGGAGGACGTGGGCGAGGACGCGGCGACCTTCAAGGGGACCTCTCCCGGATCGACGTACGCCGTCCAGGGCGGCGGCGCGCGGAAGGCCGACGACAAGGTCTTCCAGTTCAACGGCGCGGGCAAGCTGGTCGTCAACAAGTTCCAGGTCTCCGACTTCGGCAAGCTCGTGCGGACCTGCGGCAACTGCTCCAAGCAGTACCAGCGCGACGTCATCATCAACGACACCGACATCTCCGCCCCCGGCACGTCGATCGTCGGCATCAACACCAACTACGGTGAAACCGCCGCGCTGCGCAGCATCCGCATCCACGGCGACGGCAACAAGAAGATCAAGACGTGTCTGCGCTTCACGGGCAACAACACGGGCGCCGAGCCGGTCCGGACGGGCAGCGGCCCCGACGGCACCTACTGCAAGTTCACGTCGTCGGACATCACCTACAAGTAGGGGGACATCACCTGCAAGGGGCGGTGAGGCCCTGACCTCAGGTGCTCCGCCCGAACGGGTGTCGTAGGGGCGCCCGGTCGGGTGACGTCGTGGGGCGAGGTCGTGTCGAGCGGGGCGGGGCAGCGGGCGTTTGAGGAATGTCTTCACGTACCGCTGTACCGGAATCTCTGTTCAAGGAGACACATGCGTCGCATTGCGATCACCCTCGCCGCCATCACCGCTGTGGGGTTCATGTCGGCCGCCCCCGCGGTCGCCGATGACGCCCCGTACAGGGGTGGCTTCTCCTACTACAACATCGGTGGTTTCAAGGGGCTCACCGCCGCCGACGGCTACCTCCACGGTTCGCACGGTAACGGCATCTCCCACCACCTGAACACGAACAACCGCTGACAACGGCCTGCCTGAAGTCACCGCGGAGCCCCGGCCGGGACATCGGCCGGGGCTCCCGCGTGTGCCGGCGGTGACGGCGAGGTTGGCAGAGGGTCTGACGGAGTTGGTCCCAGGCGTTGACGCGAGATCCCGGAGTTCCTAAGTTTCCGTTCGAAGTGTTGACCAACGTCCGGTATTTCGAACATCTGGGGATGGCGTGGCATACAGGCGCATGGCACACAGACGGGGGAGCCTCGCTCTCGCCGTCGGACCTCTCACCACCGCGGCCCTGCTGGCCGGCACGCTCGGCGCGGGACCCGGCGCGGCGGCCGAGCCGGCCGACTACACGATCGACGTCGACACGACGCGCACCGGCCCGAAGATCGACGACTCGATGTACGGCGTCTTCTACGAGGACATCAACCGCGCGGCCGACGGCGGGCTCTACGCCGAACTCGTCCAGAACAGGTCCTTCGAGTACGAGCCGGCCGACAACCGCTCCTACACGCCGCTGACCTCGTGGGACACCAAGGGCGCCGCGAAGGTCGTGAACGACGGCGGGCGCCTGAACGAACGCAACCGCAACTACCTCACGCTGGCAGCCGGTTCGTCCGTCACCAACTCCGGTTACAACACCGGGATCGCCGTCCGCAAGGGCAAGCGTTACGACTTCTCGGTCCGGGCGCGCACCGACCGCACCGGCGCACCGCTCACCCTGACGCTGCACGACGCCTCAGGTC
This window contains:
- a CDS encoding class I SAM-dependent methyltransferase → MSVTSRYREAWESFWREAPKGQGEVFWDAEPALTVGPHLALFEPHLAASDLPVVDLGCGNGTQTRFLADRFPHVLGLDLSAAALVHARLADPADQAEFRQFDAAEKSEAEQLHAELGDVNVYMRGVLHQCEPDDRQALADSVATLIGERGRAFLVELGEAAKPVLMGLARGPAGPPPKLAPVFAHGIAPAEVDDEAVPRYLASAGLAILARGELPLLTTEFTPEGARIELPSTWLVAGAR
- the helR gene encoding RNA polymerase recycling motor ATPase HelR, yielding MHSTNSLTISAFDLPEALSAKADPALIAGDERHFAAIAECLEQSIAELSDRLEAERKAPGGVGREAMDRDAEIHRLTARLRTLRRFGLDLCLGRIVPAGSAEPVYIGRLGLTDSTGRRLLIDWRSPAAEPFFAATHASPLGLASRRRYRWTRGRINDYWDEVFTADGLEGHAALDDQSAFVASLGGTRSDRMRDVLATIQADQDAIIRAGSRGALVVDGGPGTGKTVVALHRAAHLLYSDPRLGHRRGGVLFVGPSRPYLAYVADVLPSLGEEGVQTCVLRDLVAEGAEAATEADPEVARLKAAAEMVRAIEPAVGIYEEPPTKGMTVSSHWSDIWLSADDWAAAFDAVEPGTPHNEARDQIREELLTILMEKDDSDAPPHLLRKSLLQDRDFIGTLNRAWPMLEASDLVGDLWTVPAYLRKCAPWLSPDDVRRLQRADAQAWTVSDLPLLDAARQRLGDPEASVRKRRHEASVAAERARRADVMDSLLQNVEIDESEGALGMLHGRDLQDTLIDESALPTAEPDLLAGPFAHIIVDEAQELTDAEWQMLLLRCPSRSFTIVGDRAQARHGFTEPWRERLERIGLDQIDMTSLSVNYRTPEEVMAEAEPVIRAALPDANVPTSVRSSGVPVVHGSAADLETVLDGWLAERPDGIACVIGDPAFRARPRVRSLTPALSKGLEFDLVVLVDPEAFGAGVEGAVDRYVAMTRATQRLVILTSS
- a CDS encoding pectate lyase, producing the protein MARSRIRSAVRERRRVTLFWSGRGEDVADPDVPAMVDVRDALRALPFRKRVRVVLRHAFCLSEKDTAQALGVLVGTVKSQTSKGMAELQRRSCTLQNVWWEDVGEDAATFKGTSPGSTYAVQGGGARKADDKVFQFNGAGKLVVNKFQVSDFGKLVRTCGNCSKQYQRDVIINDTDISAPGTSIVGINTNYGETAALRSIRIHGDGNKKIKTCLRFTGNNTGAEPVRTGSGPDGTYCKFTSSDITYK